The following are encoded in a window of Candidatus Binatia bacterium genomic DNA:
- a CDS encoding metallophosphoesterase, whose product MRFEISSPLWARAEAWFFHHFFLFLLFWVSVAQAGVVWWIARQWTPLSGLHFFAVATLLGGFNFWLVRRRRNTQRQLMDRLPQLYHAAAFTCLFVAGFLVLNHLIWQGGNFLHAMLTSEARGMGTTKRPLRAGPLDERATGWLGLMGIVGLFGYGYTLGQRRLQVARISVPCARWPATTPPLRLVQLSDIHVGTNMRVDELQGFVARVNALEPDLICITGDIADNARSDLDKYFPVLASLRARYGVVAILGNHDHYAGAERVATALRRHTDFTVLRDEVFPLHLAGGRLHVIGLDDRGLDWARGVPHVPQLETLCRALPEEDPKLLLCHRPDVFPQAAALGIDLVLSGHTHGGQIALPWFSGRRMSLAQLITRFDRGLFRRGDSLLYVNCGLGVTGQRIRLWTPREITMIELRAAATRESFSS is encoded by the coding sequence ATGCGGTTCGAAATCAGTAGTCCGCTGTGGGCACGGGCAGAGGCGTGGTTCTTCCATCACTTTTTCCTCTTCCTGCTCTTTTGGGTTAGCGTGGCGCAGGCAGGTGTGGTCTGGTGGATCGCCCGACAGTGGACACCGCTCTCCGGCCTGCACTTCTTTGCTGTGGCGACCCTGCTGGGTGGGTTTAACTTCTGGCTGGTGCGGCGCCGCCGTAACACGCAACGGCAGTTGATGGACCGCCTTCCGCAACTCTACCACGCCGCTGCCTTCACTTGTCTCTTTGTCGCCGGCTTTCTCGTGTTGAACCACTTGATCTGGCAAGGTGGTAACTTCCTCCATGCAATGCTGACCAGCGAAGCGCGCGGCATGGGTACCACCAAGCGGCCCCTGCGTGCTGGCCCGCTGGACGAACGAGCAACGGGGTGGCTTGGCCTCATGGGGATCGTTGGTTTGTTTGGCTACGGCTACACGCTCGGCCAACGGCGCCTGCAAGTGGCACGAATCAGTGTTCCCTGCGCGCGCTGGCCCGCAACCACACCGCCCCTTCGCCTGGTGCAACTGAGCGACATTCATGTGGGCACGAACATGCGCGTGGACGAACTGCAAGGCTTCGTTGCGCGGGTCAACGCCCTCGAGCCGGACCTCATTTGCATCACCGGAGATATCGCCGACAATGCGCGCTCCGATCTTGACAAGTACTTTCCCGTCCTCGCCTCGTTGCGGGCTCGTTATGGAGTGGTGGCGATTCTCGGCAATCACGACCACTACGCCGGCGCTGAACGCGTTGCTACGGCGTTGCGACGCCATACGGACTTCACCGTACTGCGCGACGAAGTGTTTCCACTCCACCTCGCCGGTGGTCGCCTGCATGTCATCGGCTTGGACGACCGCGGCCTCGATTGGGCACGAGGCGTCCCCCACGTGCCCCAACTCGAAACTTTGTGCCGAGCATTGCCGGAAGAGGACCCCAAACTCCTGTTGTGCCATCGGCCCGACGTCTTTCCCCAGGCGGCCGCCCTAGGGATCGACCTGGTGCTGAGCGGCCATACCCACGGAGGGCAAATTGCCCTACCGTGGTTTAGCGGCCGGCGGATGAGTTTGGCGCAACTGATCACCCGCTTCGATCGCGGCCTGTTCCGCCGGGGCGATTCGCTGCTTTACGTAAACTGCGGCCTCGGGGTCACCGGCCAGCGCATTCGCTTGTGGACGCCAAGAGAAATCACCATGATCGAACTTCGCGCGGCTGCGACCCGGGAGAGTTTCAGCTCCTGA
- a CDS encoding enoyl-CoA hydratase-related protein: MTYEQILLSIEDAVATITLNRPERLNAYTPQMRRELTHAFATLDADDRVRAIVVTGAGRAFCAGADVGSGERAFDRSDDPDYLTNLAAERAAAVRPWEMTKPIIAAINGTAVGAGITITLQWDIRLAAETARIGFIFVRRGLCPEALSTWLLPRLVGLSRASELLLSGRMLSAAEALEYGIVSRVLPDHELLPAAQALARDIAQNTAPVAVAVTKRLLWQQLTETDWQRAEQREQQTFTWCGAQPDAREGVKAFLEKRPPRWSMRPSTDMPPFLPARER, encoded by the coding sequence GTGACGTACGAGCAAATTCTCCTTTCCATCGAGGACGCGGTTGCCACCATCACGCTCAACCGCCCCGAGCGACTGAACGCGTATACCCCGCAAATGCGGCGCGAGCTAACGCACGCCTTTGCCACTTTGGATGCTGACGACCGCGTGCGTGCGATTGTGGTTACCGGTGCTGGCCGGGCATTTTGCGCGGGAGCTGACGTTGGAAGCGGCGAACGCGCCTTCGACCGCAGCGACGACCCGGATTACCTCACAAACCTGGCTGCGGAGCGAGCGGCGGCCGTGCGGCCGTGGGAGATGACCAAGCCGATCATTGCAGCGATCAACGGCACGGCTGTAGGAGCCGGGATCACGATTACGTTGCAATGGGACATCCGGCTCGCTGCGGAGACTGCACGGATCGGGTTTATCTTCGTGCGCCGCGGCCTTTGCCCGGAAGCGCTGAGCACTTGGCTGCTCCCGCGCCTTGTGGGCTTGAGCCGCGCCAGCGAGCTCCTGCTGAGCGGACGCATGCTCTCCGCAGCAGAAGCTCTAGAGTACGGAATCGTGAGTCGCGTGCTTCCCGATCACGAGCTTCTCCCCGCAGCTCAAGCGCTGGCGCGCGACATCGCCCAAAACACGGCACCGGTCGCCGTGGCAGTAACCAAGCGCTTGCTTTGGCAGCAGCTTACCGAAACCGATTGGCAGCGGGCCGAGCAACGCGAGCAGCAAACCTTCACTTGGTGCGGGGCACAGCCCGATGCTCGCGAAGGGGTCAAAGCATTTCTCGAGAAACGGCCGCCCCGCTGGTCGATGCGCCCGAGCACGGACATGCCTCCATTCCTGCCCGCTCGTGAACGCTGA
- a CDS encoding SRPBCC family protein, with protein sequence MSVKGEQEFSTTIDAPVDVCFEVITSFERYPQWFSGINSATVVERYDNGLGKIVEFGMDMMFKRIRYVLEYTYKPPTRLDWHSVDGDIESIVGHYDLDPISKAKTQATCRQAISVGFWVPGSLKRMLEQTALRQSVLEFKAAAEAVFAAKPSRKTKRA encoded by the coding sequence ATGAGCGTGAAGGGCGAGCAGGAATTTTCCACCACGATCGATGCGCCTGTCGACGTCTGCTTCGAGGTCATCACTTCTTTCGAACGCTATCCGCAATGGTTTTCCGGGATCAACAGCGCCACTGTCGTCGAGCGCTACGACAACGGGCTCGGAAAAATCGTGGAATTTGGCATGGACATGATGTTCAAACGCATTCGCTATGTGCTGGAGTACACCTACAAACCACCCACCCGGCTCGACTGGCATTCGGTCGACGGCGATATCGAATCCATCGTTGGTCATTACGACCTCGATCCGATTTCCAAAGCGAAAACGCAAGCAACCTGCCGGCAGGCAATCTCCGTAGGTTTTTGGGTGCCGGGATCCTTGAAACGCATGCTGGAACAAACGGCACTGCGGCAATCGGTGCTCGAGTTCAAGGCAGCGGCTGAGGCCGTGTTTGCCGCGAAGCCGAGTCGCAAAACGAAGCGCGCGTGA